The DNA window TGTCCAGTAAGTTCAAAATAGGTCAACAACAACTCAGCACAACTAGTTCACTAAAAGATAGTGactttcttcctcttctactGTGTTTCAAACGGAGAAGAGCAGGGTTTTTATAACCAAAAAACCACATGGGGGAAGTTGGGGGAGCTGAGGAGATGAGGACAAGGGGGGTGACAGTGGAACACTGGGCGAGGCGGAGCTGACCTGTCGGCACAGGGAGACATGACAGGTAAACAGtggtgacaaagaaaaaatacactCAGATCATGATTCCAAGACTACGGTTTGTACCACTGAGTGTTTACAAGGATCTGCAAAGAGTGGATTAAAGGCCCGGGTCTTTGTGGAGTGATGATCTGATGGCAGGTGGGTGCACTAGGCATGTGTTGCAGATGAGGTGCAATAAGTTGAAATTGAAGTATATtccaggaacacacacacacacagacacacacacaaaacacaggaGGCGCGGCCAGGCCGTGATAGTCATATGTGGTATCAACCTATGAACATCTTTTCATACTTAGTTGATTGGTATCTGGGTgttaatatttgtgtgtttgtgtgaatttgTGTCGGTATGTGTATTGTTTGTGTAGCAGcattaaaacattgttgaccGGATGAGCTGCTGTGGCCACACCTCCGACCGGCAGAAAACAGATAAGTCATATCTCAGAAGGGGcccaaacaacacacacttacacCTACACAAACGTACACACAGATTGCACAGTGCCCATTCATATCGGGAACTTACTACGACAATATCGGTGGGGATTTGTTGCAATAACGGTTAGCTGTCTGCGCCATTCCCTCTAGGAAAAGTAAATATATACCAGCGTGTAAATCTTCAGGTGCACCCCaatccttttctccttctctctctttcccagcTCGACCTGCTGTAAACTCAGACCCTGGGCTCCAAAGATGCCTTCGCCAAAGCTGCTGGGCAAACATCTCTGGCCGCAGCTGGATGCCCTCTACGGGAGGCGCATACCTGCGTTGGTTGTGGCGCGGCCTCCAAGCCCACAAGTCTCTCTCAAACCAATAACAACATTAGCCAGGTGTGATGTTTTACCTTCCTGTGTGTTGAGGCCATGTTTCACCTCAACAACCCAGATTTAGGTTTAGGTTTCAAACAACATTTGGGCTGACACAATCAATACAGTATCTTATTCATTTAGATTACACAATTACAGGCTAATAATGGCTCAATCCCTCTTTCCAAATGGTTTTAAGCGTCTTATCCCGTAAGCCTGGCCCTTTCCATCTGACCGTCAAATGTGGCTGGCCACCTGGCCAAAGTATTTTTGTTCAAAATGCTGTAATTAGATTTAAAGTGTTGCTCTGGGTTGCTATATATAAGAGACAAAAAGATATTTAATATCAATATTTGAGTTGCAACATTCAGTGTGACATTGGGACCAACCCGAAAGACAAAAATGGAACCCCATCACAGCTGCTTTGGCTAAAATAATCTTCTGATCTACATATCCTCCTGCACAGGTTACCCTCTGCATTACCTGTCCATAATATTTTGAGTATCCTACGATCAACCACTCTCCACAGAACGTCCTTGGTTCCCAGTCGAAGGAAACTTTGAGACCAGGTTTGAGATGTTATCAGAGTCTGGGAAGcctgctctgtctctctcttcaggTCTGCAGCACTCATAAAACAGCAGGAATAAAAAGAGAGTGTTTGTGAGTGCCGGGGAGTGGAGTAGGGAACAGTGTCTGTGACTGTGTCTGTCGGGCCTCGCGGCCGCCCAGGAGCTCAAATCAAATCTCAAAAGGGTCTTTCTGTGGATTCTCTGtcatcgtgtttttttttgggggggggggggggggtaggggttctgatttcatttcaatgagGCAGCCAGGCAAGGGGGCGGGGGTACTGGGACCGGTAGGGaaagtgaaatgttttcaaaggtAGCTAAAACAGTTTGGAGAGCATCAAGGATGGAGGAggtgtagcttttttttttgttgttgcatttttcGGATTGGAGGACTGCATTTAAGGAAGATTAGGACCATTTGTTTACACATCGGTTCAGTTATACATTTGCTCACTCTCAGCATCGCTGCACAATGATTTGCTGACAACGTACTGAATATTTGCTTCTTTGACTAATGTTAGGAGTCACAGGAACCATGGCAACGACAGCTCTGACTGGGTTCTCTATGATGAGCATGCTCAGCCTCGGGTACCTGACCTGGGACCTGATGGGTCCTAACCAAGTGGAAAACGAGCCAGTTCAAACTTTCGATGGCTCGTCTCCGGTTCCGCAGCGGCCtcacatcattttcatcatgacgGACGATCAGGGATTTAACGACATCGGCTATCACAACTCTGACATCAGAACACCGGCGCTGGATAAACTGGCTGCAGACGGAGTGAAGCTTGAGAATTATTACATCCAGCCCATCTGCACGCCCTCCCGCAGTCAGCTCATCACCGGCAGGTGAAATGTTTTTGCCTTTGTGTTTTTGCcagatgtatatatatttgacatataTGATTATTATACATTTGACATTATACATGAGTTGTGAAATTAAATAGTATAGAAATACACTAGAATACCTTAGATTTTAtatgttgaaaatgtttaaatatttagctGAAAAGGAGATCTTATAGTCCTACAATTGTATCTGATCTCAGAGAACAACAAAGTGTTCTTAATCCTTAATCCTACAGGTACCAAATTCACACTGGCCTGCAGCACTCCATCATCCGGCCCCGCCAGCCCAACTGCCTGCCCTTTGACCAGGTCACCTTGCCCCAGAGGCTGCAGGAGCTCGGCTACGCCACCCACATGGTTGGCAAGTGGCACCTGGGCTTCTACAAGAAGAAGTGCCTCCCCACTCGCAGGGGCTTCGACACATACTTTGGCTCCTTGACGGGCAGTGTGAACTATTACACTTACAACTCCTGTGACGGACCCGGGCTGTGTGGTTTTGACCTCCTTGAGGGGGAGTCGGTGGCATGGGACCAGAGGGGCAAATACTCCACCCATCTCTACACACAGAGAGTTCGCAAGATCCTGGCCACTCACGATCCTCAGTCGCAGCCACTGTTcatatttctctctttccaaGCTGTTCACACCCCCCTGCAGTCTCCGCGCGAGTACATCTACCCGTACCGTGGGCTGGAAAACGTGGCACGCAGGAAATATGCTGCTATGGTGTCAGCTGTAGATGAGGCCGTGCACAATATAACGTATGCTCTCCGCAAGTACAGCTACTACAAGAACAGTGTCATCATCTTCTCCACGGACAACGGTGGGCAGCCTTTGTCCGGCGGCAGTAACTGGCCGCTCAGAGGACGCAAAGGCACCTACTGGGAAGGCGGCATACGTGGTCTGGGGTTCGTACACAGCCCTTTgttgaggaagaagagaagagtgAGTAAAGCCTTGGTGCACATTACTGACTGGTACCCCACGCTGGTGGGGTTAGCAGGTGGCAATGAGTCCCTGACGGAGGGGGTTGACGGGTATGATGTTTGGGGAGCCATCAGTGACGGGAAGGAGTCTCCCAGGTTTGAGATCCTCCACAACATTGACCCTCTGTATAACCATGCACACAGTGGCTCTCTTCAGAAAGGATACGGGATTTGGAATACGGCGGTT is part of the Pungitius pungitius chromosome 2, fPunPun2.1, whole genome shotgun sequence genome and encodes:
- the arsia gene encoding arylsulfatase I, whose product is MLGVTGTMATTALTGFSMMSMLSLGYLTWDLMGPNQVENEPVQTFDGSSPVPQRPHIIFIMTDDQGFNDIGYHNSDIRTPALDKLAADGVKLENYYIQPICTPSRSQLITGRYQIHTGLQHSIIRPRQPNCLPFDQVTLPQRLQELGYATHMVGKWHLGFYKKKCLPTRRGFDTYFGSLTGSVNYYTYNSCDGPGLCGFDLLEGESVAWDQRGKYSTHLYTQRVRKILATHDPQSQPLFIFLSFQAVHTPLQSPREYIYPYRGLENVARRKYAAMVSAVDEAVHNITYALRKYSYYKNSVIIFSTDNGGQPLSGGSNWPLRGRKGTYWEGGIRGLGFVHSPLLRKKRRVSKALVHITDWYPTLVGLAGGNESLTEGVDGYDVWGAISDGKESPRFEILHNIDPLYNHAHSGSLQKGYGIWNTAVQASLRAGDWKLLTGDPGYGDWTPPQMLSGFPSSWWNLERHTAPQKSICLFNISGDPYERFDLSEKRPDVVKKLLARLAFYNRTAVPVRYPSEDHRAAPHLNGGAWVPWVGDMEEDRWDTVYPKKNKDWKNKLKESNSRSFFRRLNTRIMSNRI